The sequence TCGGCCAGCACGCCGCCGGCCGTATCCAGGCGCTGGACGTGCGCGTCGCGCCGCTCGACCTGCCGGTGCCGGGGCTGGACCCGCGCCTGGACGGTCTTTCCATCCTGCATCTGAGCGATCTGCATCTGGGCTATCTGCCCGGCGGCGTTGCGGCGATAGCGGCGGCCGTGGCCGGACTGCGGGTCGATCTCTGCGTGCTGACCGGCGACTATGCCCCGCGCTATACCGCGCCGGCGGCGGCGGTGGTGGCGGCGTTGGTGCCGATCCTCGATGGCGTCGACAGCCGGCACGGGGTGTTTCTGACCCTGGGCAATTACGATTCGGCCCGGCTGGCACGGGCGTTGCGCGACGAGCCCTCCTGGCGACTGCTGGTGAACGAGCAGGCGGTTGTCGCCCATGGCGGGGCGACCGTGCGCCTGACGGGGCTCGACGACCCTTACGAGCAGGCGCACGGGCCCTTGCGGGATGCGCTGGCGACAGGCGGGGAGGGGTTCCGGATCGTGCTGGCGCACGCGCCCGAACTGGCGGCCGCCGCCGCGGCCGGCGGTGCCGATCTCTATCTCTGCGGCCACACCCATGGCGGCCAGATCTGCCTGCCGCGGGGCCGGCCCATCTTTCGCAACACACGCCGCCCCGACCTGGCGTGCGGCTTGTGGCGGGAGGGGGCGATGTGGGGCTACACCACCCGCGGCGCCGGGGTCTCCGGCATGCCGCGCCGGCACAATTGTCCGCCGGAAGTGGCCTTGATCCGCCTGCGGGCGGTCCTGCCGCCGGACCGGCAATAGCCGTCCGGTTGAGGGCTGCTCGGTTGACGGCTGCCCCAAGGCCGCCGCAGCGCGCGGGCTGTTCCCCGGACGGTGCGGAGCGCCGGTGTTCCCCGGACGGTGCGGAGCGCCGGTGTTCCCCGGACGGTGCGGAGCGCCGATCCGGGGCCGGTGTCATCCTTCGAACACCCGCGGTGGCGGTGTTCGCGAGAGCAACCGGTCCCGGCGCTCGCCTACGGCTCGGCCGGGAAGCAGCGGCTCAGGCGTCCAGGGCCGCGGGGACCGCCTCGCTGGCGAGGCGGGCGGCGGCGATCACGGTGTTGCGCAGCAGGCAGGCGATGGTCATCGGGCCGACGCCGCCCGGCACCGGCGTGACGGCGGCGGCCACTTCCGCCGCTTCCGCATAGGCGACATCGCCGACCAGACGGGTCTTGCCGCTGCCGTCCTCGCGCGGGATGCGGTTGATGCCGACATCCAGCACGATGGCGCCGGGCTTGATCCAGTCGCCCCGGATCATCTGCGGCCGGCCGACCGCGGCCACCAGCACGTCCGCCTCGCGGCAGACCGCCGGCAGGTCGCGCGTGCGGGAGTGGGCAATGGTGACCGTGCAGTTGGCGGCCAGGAGCATCTGCGCCATCGGCTTGCCGACAATGTTGGAGCGGCCGACGATCACCGCGTGCAGGCCGGTCAGGTCCTGGCGCACGCTCTGGGCCAGGATCATGCAGCCGCGCGGTGTGCAGGGCTCCAGCGCCGGCAGACCCAGCGACAGGCGGCCGACATTGACCGGATGGAAGCCGTCCACGTCCTTGGCCGGGTCGATGCGCTCGATCACGGTCTGCTCGTCGATATGGCCGGGCAGGGGCAGTTGCACCAGGATGCCGTGCACGGCGGCGTCGGCGTTCAGCCGGTCGAGCAGGGCCAGCAGGTCGGCCTGGCCGGTCTCGGCCGGCAGGGTGTGGTGGAAGCTGGCAATGCCGGCTTCCTCGCACGCCTTGACCTTGCTGCGCACATAGACCTGGCTCGCCGGGTCCTCGCCGACCAGGACGACGGCGAGGCCGGGCTTGACGCCCATCTGGGCAACGGCGGCGGCGACGCGGGCGCGAAGCGATTCGGCGACGGCCTTGCCGTCGATACGGGTGGCGGTCATAGATCGGCCTCGATCAGGCTGCGAAGATGGTCGGGGTCGCCCTCCAGGGCGAGAATCTTGTTGCGGGCCGAGGCGCCGGAGACGATGGCAATGGCGGATTTCGGCAGCCGCCAGCGCTTGGCCAGGAATTGCACCAGCGCCTTGTTCGCCTGGCCATCGGCCGGCGGCGCCGAGATGCGGACGCGCAGCCAGGATTTGCCGGCCGCATCCACCTCGCCGCCTTCCAGCTTGTTGGCCTTGGCGCCCGGCGTCAGCCGCACGGCCAGGCGCAAACCCTCCGGCGCGGGCGAGATCGGCGAGGGCTCAATAGCCGGCATAGACCAGGCCTCGGAACACGTCGCGCGCGAAGATCAGGATCAGGATCAGCACGATGGGCGACAGGTCGATGCCGCCGATATTCGGCAGGAAATTCCGGATCGGCCGCAGCGCCGGCTCGGTCAGGCGATAGCAGACATCGCCCACCATGTAGATCGCGCGGTTGGAGGTGTTGACGACGTTGAACGCCACCAGCCAGCTCAGGATCGCACCGATGATGATGACCCAGATATAGATGTTGATCACGGTGGAGAGGATGTTCAACAGCGGGATCAGGATAACGTCCATCGGTGCGCTCGCTTTTCGGGTCTGCCGGGGCCTTCAGCGGCGACAAGCTAGCGGCGCCGGCCTGTTGCGGCAAGGGTGCGGGCACGATTGGAAGGGGCCGCTGCATTTCGTCTCTTGCCCTTCGCCGCCGAAGGCGTGACAACCCGCCCTGATCCGATCATTGGAGAGCCGATTCCATGGCCATAGCCATCGACGAACTGCGCGAATCTCTCCTCGCGCAGGTGGAGGCCGCGGCGTCGACCGCGGCCCTGGACGAGGTGCGGGTGTCCGCCCTCGGTCGCAAGGGTGCGATCACCGACCAGATGAAGACGCTGGGCCAGTTGCCGCCGGACGAGCGGCGGGCGGCGGGCCAGGCGTTCAACGCGCTGAAGGACGAGGTCGCCGCCGCCCTCGAAACCCGCAAGGGCGCGCTGGAGGCGGCGGAACTGGAAGCCCGCCTCGCGCGCGAGCGGGTGGACGTGACCCTGCCGGTCCGGCCGCAGCCGGAAGGCCGGCTGCACCCGCTGATGCAGGCGTGGGACGAGTTGGTGGCGATTTTCGGCGAGATGGGATTCGTCATCGCCGAAGGGCCGGATATCGAGGACGACTGGCACAATTTCACCGCCCTCAACATCCCGGAAGAGCATCCGGCCCGCCAGGAGATGGACACCTTCTACCTGACCGAGCACGCGGACGGCTCGCGGCCGGTGCTGCGCACCCACACCAGCCCGGTGCAGATCCGCACCATGCTGACCCAGGAACCGCCGATCCGGATCATCGTGCCGGGCCGCACCTTCCGCAGCGACCACGACGCCACCCACTCGCCCATGTTCCACCAGGTGGAGGGGCTGGTGATCGACGAGTCGACCCATATGGGCCATCTGAAGGGCACGCTGATCGAGTTCTGCCGTGCCTTTTTCGGCATCGACGACCTGCCGGTGCGCTTCCGCAACTCGCACTTCCCCTTCACCGAGCCCAGCGCCGAGGTGGATATCGGCTGCTCGCGCAAGGGCGGCGGCCTCACCATCGGCGCGGGCGACGACTGGCTGGAAATCCTCGGCTCCGGCATGGTCCATCCGAAGGTGCTGGAATATTGCGGCATCGACTCGACCCGCTATCAGGGCTGGGCCTTCGGCATGGGGATCGAGCGCATTGCCATGCTGAAATACGGAATCCCGGACCTGCGCACCATGTATGACAGCGACCTGCGCTGGCTGCGCCATTACGGCTTCATGCCGCTGGACGTGCCGAGCCTGCTGGGAGGGCTCGCCCGATGAAGTTCACGCTTGGTTGGCTGAAAGACCATCTGGAGACCACCGCAAGCCTCGACCAGATCTGCGAGGCGCTGACCATGCTGGGGTTGGAGGTGGACAGCGTCACCGACCCCGCCGCGGCGCTGGCGCCGTTCAAGGTCGCCTATGTGATCGAGGCGAAACAGCATCCGAATGCCGACCGGCTGCGGGTCTGCCGCGTGCAGACCGCGGATGGGGAGATCCAGGTGGTCTGCGGTGCTCCCAACGCGCGCACGGGCATGAAAGGCGTGTTCGCGCCGGAAGGCACCTATATTCCCGGCACGGGCATCACGCTGAAAGCCGCGGAGATTCGCGGCGAGGCCTCCAGCGGCATGCTGGTGTCCGAGCGGGAACTGGAACTCTCGGACGACCACACCGGCATCATTGACCTGACCGAGCAGGACCCGCCGGTGGGCACAGCCTTTGCCCAGGTGATGGGGCTGGACGATCCGGTGATCGAGATCGGCCTGACCCCGAATCGCGGCGACTGCGCCGGCATTCGCGGCATCGCCCGCGACCTGGCGGCGGCGGGCCTGGGTCGGATGAAGCCGGAGCCCTATCGCGACCCGGTGCCGGGCGCGTTCGCCTCGCCGCTTCGGGTGCATCTGGAAGCGGGCGACGCCTGCCCGATGTTCGTCGGCCGCTATATCCGCGGCGTGACAAACGGGCCGAGCCCCGCCTGGCTGCAACGGCGGCTGAAGGCCATCGGCCTGCGCCCGATTTCGGCGCTGGTGGACATCACCAACTATTTCACCTTCGATCGCGCCCGGCCGCTGCACGTGTTCGATGCGGACAAGGTGCATGGCGACATCCATGTGCGCTTTGGCCGGCCGGGCGAAACGCTGCTGGCGCTCGACGGGCGCGAATACACCGCCGACGAGA comes from Alphaproteobacteria bacterium and encodes:
- a CDS encoding metallophosphoesterase — its product is MDDAAFDAWAAARRLPPGLTRGRPRFWLAGLRRRWWRPLRNVLFETGLWLIGQHAAGRIQALDVRVAPLDLPVPGLDPRLDGLSILHLSDLHLGYLPGGVAAIAAAVAGLRVDLCVLTGDYAPRYTAPAAAVVAALVPILDGVDSRHGVFLTLGNYDSARLARALRDEPSWRLLVNEQAVVAHGGATVRLTGLDDPYEQAHGPLRDALATGGEGFRIVLAHAPELAAAAAAGGADLYLCGHTHGGQICLPRGRPIFRNTRRPDLACGLWREGAMWGYTTRGAGVSGMPRRHNCPPEVALIRLRAVLPPDRQ
- the folD gene encoding bifunctional methylenetetrahydrofolate dehydrogenase/methenyltetrahydrofolate cyclohydrolase FolD produces the protein MTATRIDGKAVAESLRARVAAAVAQMGVKPGLAVVLVGEDPASQVYVRSKVKACEEAGIASFHHTLPAETGQADLLALLDRLNADAAVHGILVQLPLPGHIDEQTVIERIDPAKDVDGFHPVNVGRLSLGLPALEPCTPRGCMILAQSVRQDLTGLHAVIVGRSNIVGKPMAQMLLAANCTVTIAHSRTRDLPAVCREADVLVAAVGRPQMIRGDWIKPGAIVLDVGINRIPREDGSGKTRLVGDVAYAEAAEVAAAVTPVPGGVGPMTIACLLRNTVIAAARLASEAVPAALDA
- a CDS encoding DUF167 domain-containing protein, producing the protein MPAIEPSPISPAPEGLRLAVRLTPGAKANKLEGGEVDAAGKSWLRVRISAPPADGQANKALVQFLAKRWRLPKSAIAIVSGASARNKILALEGDPDHLRSLIEADL
- a CDS encoding YggT family protein → MDVILIPLLNILSTVINIYIWVIIIGAILSWLVAFNVVNTSNRAIYMVGDVCYRLTEPALRPIRNFLPNIGGIDLSPIVLILILIFARDVFRGLVYAGY
- the pheS gene encoding phenylalanine--tRNA ligase subunit alpha, yielding MAIAIDELRESLLAQVEAAASTAALDEVRVSALGRKGAITDQMKTLGQLPPDERRAAGQAFNALKDEVAAALETRKGALEAAELEARLARERVDVTLPVRPQPEGRLHPLMQAWDELVAIFGEMGFVIAEGPDIEDDWHNFTALNIPEEHPARQEMDTFYLTEHADGSRPVLRTHTSPVQIRTMLTQEPPIRIIVPGRTFRSDHDATHSPMFHQVEGLVIDESTHMGHLKGTLIEFCRAFFGIDDLPVRFRNSHFPFTEPSAEVDIGCSRKGGGLTIGAGDDWLEILGSGMVHPKVLEYCGIDSTRYQGWAFGMGIERIAMLKYGIPDLRTMYDSDLRWLRHYGFMPLDVPSLLGGLAR